CCTCCCCATCATATTGGGCGGGGACCATTCCGTCTCCATGGGATCAATCTCTGCCGTTGCTCATCATTGTAAGCAGCAAAAAAAGCCGCTCATGGTTTTTTGGCTAGATGCCCATACGGACTTCAACACAAAGCATACAACGCCTACATATAATACCCACGGTATGGCCGTCTCCATGTTGTGTGGCGTCAATAATGAAGAGCTGCTTTCCATTGGCTATGAGACACCCGTATTACAGACAGATCAGGTGGTTTTCATTGGCATTCGATCAGTCGACCCTCTTGAGTTAAAGTTGGTGCGTGAAAATGGCATGGCCGTCTTTGACATGCAGACGATCGATAAACACGGCATGGATTATGTGATGGATGGCGCCCTCGAAAAAGCGAAAAAGTTGAAGGCTCACATCCATGTTAGCTTTGATCTAGATTTTTTGGATCCTTACGTTGCCCCTGGTGTGGGAACATGTGTTCATGGGGGCGTTACCTTCCGAGAGGCCAGACTCTGCATGGAAAGAATTTATGAATCGGGCCTTTTTGGATCGTTGGACATTACAGAA
This is a stretch of genomic DNA from Alphaproteobacteria bacterium. It encodes these proteins:
- the rocF gene encoding arginase, whose product is MNNSSPQTNLSIIGAPTDIGASLRGSCMGPEALRVAHIEKRLTEMGYRVKDRRNLSGPLNPEEEPQGGFRHLKETLAWAKMTRDAVTGILKDGDLPIILGGDHSVSMGSISAVAHHCKQQKKPLMVFWLDAHTDFNTKHTTPTYNTHGMAVSMLCGVNNEELLSIGYETPVLQTDQVVFIGIRSVDPLELKLVRENGMAVFDMQTIDKHGMDYVMDGALEKAKKLKAHIHVSFDLDFLDPYVAPGVGTCVHGGVTFREARLCMERIYESGLFGSLDITELNPALDHKNKTAKIAATLVESLFGRKYPDQY